Proteins found in one Pelobates fuscus isolate aPelFus1 chromosome 10, aPelFus1.pri, whole genome shotgun sequence genomic segment:
- the SELENOH gene encoding selenoprotein H — MAPRTRKRKLEKAQNEREEEKGAAKKTQTENGSVAETGDRLVIEHCTSURVYGRSAIALQEALHVHFPELRMESNIVKPRRGSFEVTLEREDGKRLEIWTGLKKGPPRKLKFPEPDVILSNLRDILQQ, encoded by the exons ATGGCTCCTCGGACAAGGAAGAGGAAGCTAGAGAAAGCCCAGAacgagagagaagaggagaaagggGCGGCAAAGAAAACACAGACTGAGAATGGTAGCGTGGCTGAAACAGGAGACCGACTGGTGATAGAACATTG TACCAGCTGACGTGTGTATGGCCGCTCGGCAATTGCACTGCAGGAAGCCTTGCATGTTCATTTTCCAGAGCTGCGAATGGAGTCAAATATTGTAAAACCTAGAAGGGGAAGTTTTGAAGTGACATTGGAGCGTGAAGATGGAAAAC GATTGGAGATATGGACAGGACTTAAGAAAGGTCCCCCACGAAAACTCAAGTTTCCTGAACCAGATGTTATTTTGTCTAATCTGAGAGACATTCTTCAGCAATAA